Part of the Aquipuribacter hungaricus genome, CATCACCTGCTGGGCGAGGCCGGCGCCGACGAGGCTGCCGGGCATCCCCCAGACGACGGAGGAGGCCTCGTCCTGGGCCCACAGCGTGGCGCCGGCGGCGGCGAGGTCGGCGGCGCCGGCCGTGCCGTCGGAGCCCATGCCGGTGAGGACGACCGCGAGCACGCCGCCGCCGACCGCACGGGCCACGGAGCGGAACATCACGTCGACGGCGGGGCGGCAGAAGTTCTCGGCGGGGGCGTCGGTGAGGCGCGCCCGGAGACGGCCGCCCTCGCGGACGACCTCCAGGTGCCGACCGCCGCGGGCCACGACGACGGTGCCCGCCTGCAGCGGCTCGCCGTCCACCGCGTGCTGGACGCGGACGGCGCAGGTGCG contains:
- a CDS encoding CheB methylesterase domain-containing protein; this encodes LLGGARGRLSGPRPSLLAVGSSTGGPEALARVLGALPANLSVPVVVVQHMPAEFTQLLSERLDRTCAVRVQHAVDGEPLQAGTVVVARGGRHLEVVREGGRLRARLTDAPAENFCRPAVDVMFRSVARAVGGGVLAVVLTGMGSDGTAGAADLAAAGATLWAQDEASSVVWGMPGSLVGAGLAQQVMPLDAIGPALATALHGAREPGAAPLATRGAARA